The following is a genomic window from Lysinibacillus sp. JNUCC-52.
TCGCCGTCACCCGTTATTTGTTGCGGCAGCAGTCTTCTGTTTATTTATGAGTGCTACTTTATTGGGGAACTTTATGGATGATCAGCATTTCTCTGTTACCAAACAACCAAACCTAGTTGTAGAGGGACAAACGGTTATAGTGCCAAAAGGTGAAGTTGTTAAAGGCGATATTGTCGTTAAAAATGGCGACTTAATTGTTGAGGGTGAAGTAGATGGCGATGTAACGATTATTAATGGCCAGTATATGGCATCTTCCGCAGTCGTTTCAGGTAAGATAGAGGAAATAGACGAAGCGTTTGAATGGTTATGGTATACTATCAAAAATTCCGTTAAGGCTGCAATGACATTTGAGGAAAAAGAAACTAAATAGAACTCTATACGTCCTACATGGTAGTGCACGGGAGAGGATGAAAAGTCTACTCATATGGGTAGACTTTTCTTTTGAAAAAAGTTACATTTGAAAAGAATGTGCTATACTTAAATGTATATGGATTCGCAATGAAAAGTGGGGGATGCCACGTGCAAATTATCGAACAATTCACGGATTTAACACCAGTGAATATTGTTATTAACTTCATAGATGTACTGCTCGTTTGGTACGTTGTTTATAAAATTTTAACCCTCATTAAAGGGACGAAAGCTGTCCAATTATTAAAAGGCATTTTCGTCATTATTATTGCACGCATTGCAACAGACTTTTTGGGGTTAGAAACATTAGGATGGATGCTTAAGCAAGTAATCGAGTTTGGTTTCTTGGCGATTATTATCATCTTCCAGCCTGAAATCAGACGTGGTCTTGAGCAAATTGGTCGAGGCAAGTTGTTCCAACGTTCAACAAGCCAAGAAGAAGAAGAGCAAACTAGACTGATTGAGGCAATGAAGAAATCTGTTAGTTATATGGCTAAACGTCGTATTGGTGCGTTAATTTCTATTGAAAAAGACACAGGCCTGAATGAATATATTGAAACGGGTATTGCTTTAAATGCAGAAGTTTCATCTGAATTACTTATTAATATTTTCATACCGAATACACCACTTCATGATGGGGCTGTCATTATGCAGAAAGATAAGGTAACAGCAGCGGCTTGTTACTTACCACTTTCTGAAAGTCCGTTTATTTCGAAAGAACTAGGAACACGACATCGTGCCGCTCTTGGGCTTAGTGAGGTAACAGACGCGATTACGATTGTTGTATCCGAGGAAACGGGAGCGATTAGTATTACGTTAAACGGTAATCTACATCGCAATCTTTCTCTAGAGGAATTCGAAACACTGTTACGTAAAATGTGGTTCGGATCAGCGCAAGAATCGAATGCAGCCTCTAAGTTGACTTGGAGGGGGAAAAAGAATGGATAAAATGATGGATAGCCCTTGGGTATTGCGAATCATTGCGCTTTTTCTAGCGTGCTTATTATTTTTCTCTGTTAGGACTGAATTATCTTCTACTAATAAATCGGCAACGAATGAACAGATGGAAGTGATTCGAGACGTACCCGTAGAGGTTTATTATGATGACGATAATCTTATTGTAACGGGGATTCCGAAAACAGTTAATGTTACGATTAAAGGACCAAAACAAATTGCTTTAAATACAAAGTTAGTGAAGGATTTCTCAATATTTGTTGACTTAAATGACTTATTAATTGGTCAACATAATGTGCAACTTCAATATGAGAATATATCTGATAAGTTGCAAGTGACACTTGACCCAGCAACAGTGAATGTAAATATTGAGGAAAAAGTCACACAAGAGTTCCGTGTCGATCCTGAAATGAATAACCGTTTAATTGATGAAGGATATTATCTAAAAGGGATGTCTGCCAACCCAGCGACAGTATTTGTAACAGGTGCAAAAAGTGTAATTGAGAGCATTAGTTATGTGAAAGCAACTGTAACGGGTGAACAAGGTTTGAAACAGTCCTTCTCTCAAGAAGCGGCAGTTAAAGTGTTAGATCGGGATTTGAATAAATTAGATGTGACGATAGAACCAGAAAAAGTAAAAGTACGGGTAGATATTGCAGAATATAGCAAAGAACTACCAGTCTCGATAAAGGAAACAGGTAAAGCAGCAGAAGGTATTACTATAAACCAATTAACCCTTGGTACGCCTGCACTGAAGCTATATGGGAAAAAATCAATTATTGATGTTTTAACCGCAATACCTGTTGAGATTGATTTATCAAAAATTACCGAATCAAAAACGTATGAATTTGAGGTAAAATTACCAGATGGTGCGACTAAAGTATCTGAACAAAAAATTAAAATTAAAGCAGATGTTACAAAGGTAGGTAAAGCAGCCGACAAGGAAGACAAGGTGGATAAGGTAGATAAAGAAACAC
Proteins encoded in this region:
- a CDS encoding CdaR family protein, with the protein product MDKMMDSPWVLRIIALFLACLLFFSVRTELSSTNKSATNEQMEVIRDVPVEVYYDDDNLIVTGIPKTVNVTIKGPKQIALNTKLVKDFSIFVDLNDLLIGQHNVQLQYENISDKLQVTLDPATVNVNIEEKVTQEFRVDPEMNNRLIDEGYYLKGMSANPATVFVTGAKSVIESISYVKATVTGEQGLKQSFSQEAAVKVLDRDLNKLDVTIEPEKVKVRVDIAEYSKELPVSIKETGKAAEGITINQLTLGTPALKLYGKKSIIDVLTAIPVEIDLSKITESKTYEFEVKLPDGATKVSEQKIKIKADVTKVGKAADKEDKVDKVDKETPTNAETKPEETKPEEPNPDSGTEEDIDS
- the cdaA gene encoding diadenylate cyclase CdaA; the encoded protein is MQIIEQFTDLTPVNIVINFIDVLLVWYVVYKILTLIKGTKAVQLLKGIFVIIIARIATDFLGLETLGWMLKQVIEFGFLAIIIIFQPEIRRGLEQIGRGKLFQRSTSQEEEEQTRLIEAMKKSVSYMAKRRIGALISIEKDTGLNEYIETGIALNAEVSSELLINIFIPNTPLHDGAVIMQKDKVTAAACYLPLSESPFISKELGTRHRAALGLSEVTDAITIVVSEETGAISITLNGNLHRNLSLEEFETLLRKMWFGSAQESNAASKLTWRGKKNG
- a CDS encoding zf-HC2 domain-containing protein, with the protein product MNICPEHIIDYMHDYLDGDISREHEQELKQHLHSCGDCKQLMQELSETIAFVKSASHITAPPDFEAAVMARLPKPKSRVGMQKWIRRHPLFVAAAVFCLFMSATLLGNFMDDQHFSVTKQPNLVVEGQTVIVPKGEVVKGDIVVKNGDLIVEGEVDGDVTIINGQYMASSAVVSGKIEEIDEAFEWLWYTIKNSVKAAMTFEEKETK